A single window of Fimbriimonadaceae bacterium DNA harbors:
- a CDS encoding sulfatase — MVAAVLASLAAAAAPTNFVVILCDDMGYGDLSCYGNNVYETPNIDRLAREGVRFTDFYSTPACSPTRASLMTGCYPARVGINEVLNPTAKIGLNPREDTIAKLLKEKGYATACVGKWHLGLGPSWPTKMGFDQFYGLPYSHDMWPPNGKNWPPLYLYEGTRRVKEIKTLEDQGELTGRYTRYALDFIKKNKGRPFFLYLAQSMPHVPVYPGRRFLGKSGKGLYADVVQEIDWSVGEVVAQLKRLKLERNTLVVFTSDNGPWIPYGDHAGSTAGLREGKGTNFEGGTRVPAVFWQPGTVPAGVVRHQIAAQMDLLPTIVARAGAPRPSKKIDGHDISSLLTASTDVRSPWECLYYYYPGKLDAVRSGRWKLHVPHPYLHLVQAGTGGLRGKQTTLQTGWALYDMVADPLETTDVSGLHPDVVGRLKRYVEDARQELGDTLTKRSGSGVRAPATVTPLDFPD; from the coding sequence ATGGTCGCCGCGGTGTTGGCGTCTCTCGCGGCAGCGGCCGCCCCGACGAACTTTGTCGTCATCCTCTGCGACGACATGGGCTATGGCGACCTCAGTTGTTACGGAAACAACGTCTACGAGACGCCGAACATCGACCGGCTGGCCCGCGAAGGGGTGCGCTTCACCGACTTCTACTCGACCCCGGCGTGCAGCCCCACGCGGGCCTCGCTGATGACCGGCTGTTATCCCGCCCGGGTCGGCATCAACGAGGTGCTCAACCCGACCGCCAAGATCGGCCTGAATCCCCGGGAGGACACCATCGCCAAGCTCTTGAAAGAGAAGGGTTACGCCACCGCTTGCGTGGGGAAGTGGCACCTGGGGCTAGGGCCGTCGTGGCCCACCAAGATGGGGTTCGACCAGTTCTACGGGTTGCCTTACTCGCACGACATGTGGCCCCCGAACGGAAAGAACTGGCCGCCGCTATATTTGTACGAAGGCACGAGGCGGGTCAAGGAGATCAAGACCCTTGAAGACCAAGGCGAACTGACGGGCCGGTACACCCGCTACGCCCTGGACTTCATCAAGAAGAACAAGGGCCGCCCGTTCTTCCTGTACCTCGCCCAATCCATGCCCCACGTCCCGGTCTATCCCGGCCGACGCTTCCTTGGCAAGAGCGGCAAAGGCCTTTACGCCGACGTCGTCCAAGAGATCGACTGGTCGGTCGGCGAGGTCGTCGCCCAGTTGAAGCGTCTGAAGCTGGAGCGGAACACTCTCGTCGTCTTCACTTCGGACAACGGGCCATGGATCCCGTACGGCGACCATGCCGGGTCGACGGCCGGGCTCAGGGAGGGGAAAGGCACCAACTTTGAAGGCGGCACACGCGTACCGGCGGTGTTCTGGCAACCGGGCACCGTCCCCGCCGGTGTGGTGCGCCACCAGATCGCCGCCCAAATGGACTTGCTCCCGACCATCGTCGCCCGGGCCGGTGCGCCGAGGCCGTCGAAGAAGATCGACGGTCACGACATTTCTTCTCTGCTGACCGCGTCCACGGACGTCAGGTCGCCTTGGGAGTGCCTCTATTACTACTACCCCGGAAAGCTAGACGCCGTCCGCTCCGGCCGGTGGAAGCTCCATGTGCCCCATCCCTACCTTCACCTGGTCCAGGCCGGCACGGGCGGGCTACGAGGGAAGCAGACGACCTTGCAGACCGGATGGGCGCTCTACGACATGGTGGCAGACCCTCTTGAGACAACCGACGTCTCTGGACTCCATCCTGACGTCGTCGGCCGTCTCAAACGGTACGTCGAGGATGCACGCCAAGAACTCGGCGACACCCTGACCAAAAGGTCGGGCAGCGGGGTGCGGGCTCCGGCCACCGTCACGCCTCTAGACTTTCCCGACTAA
- the katG gene encoding catalase/peroxidase HPI: MSTETPTQAGRCPFHQGAGGPQNRDWWPDQLRLNILRQHSSLSNPSDPGFDYAAAFKSLDYQAVKADLFALMKDSQAWWPADWGHYGPLFIRMAWHSAGTYRVHDGRGGAASGSQRFAPLNSWPDNANLDKARMLLWPVKKKYGRNLSWADLLVLAGNCALESMGFKTFGFGGGREDVWEPEEDVYWGNEAEWLGDKRYTGDRELENPLAAVQMGLIYVNPEGPNGNPDPLAAARDIRETFARMAMDDYETVALIAGGHTFGKTHGAADPGQYVGREPAGAPLEEMSLGWKNTYGTGNAGDTITSGLEGAWTSTPTKWSNNFFWNLFGYEWELTKSPAGAHQWIPKAGMGAGSVPDAHDPAKRNTPVMLTTDLALRMDPDYEKVSRRFYEDPDEFADAFARAWFKLTHRDMGPVSRYLGPEVPAEVLVWQDPVPAADHAVIDAADIASLKAQILATGLTVPQLVSTAWASASTFRGSDKRGGANGCRVRLAPQKDWEANNTPQLAKVLEALESVQDAFNKAHSDKQVSLADLVVLGGCTAVEKAAADAGTPVSVPFTPGRTDATQEMTDVESFGYLEPVADGFRNYARSGVRTEHLLVDKAQLLTLTAPEMTVLVGGLRALGANYDGSAKGVFTDRPGQLTNDYFVNLLDMSIAWTPTSPDNTDFVGRDRATGAERWSATRVDLVFGSNSELRAVAEVYACDDAKEKFVADFAKAWAKVMDLDRFDLA, translated from the coding sequence ATGTCGACCGAAACCCCGACCCAAGCAGGCCGATGCCCGTTCCATCAGGGCGCGGGCGGACCCCAAAACCGTGACTGGTGGCCTGACCAACTCCGGCTCAACATCCTGCGGCAGCACTCGTCGCTCTCCAACCCCTCCGACCCCGGTTTCGACTATGCCGCCGCGTTCAAGTCCCTCGACTACCAAGCGGTCAAGGCCGACCTCTTCGCGCTGATGAAGGACTCCCAGGCCTGGTGGCCCGCCGACTGGGGGCACTACGGCCCCCTCTTCATCCGCATGGCGTGGCACAGCGCCGGCACCTACCGCGTCCACGACGGCCGGGGCGGCGCGGCGTCGGGCTCGCAACGGTTCGCCCCCCTCAACAGCTGGCCCGACAACGCGAACCTCGACAAGGCCCGCATGCTCCTTTGGCCGGTCAAGAAAAAGTACGGCCGCAACCTCTCTTGGGCCGACCTCCTCGTCCTCGCCGGTAACTGCGCCCTGGAGTCGATGGGTTTCAAGACCTTTGGCTTCGGCGGAGGCCGCGAGGACGTTTGGGAACCAGAAGAAGACGTTTACTGGGGCAACGAGGCCGAATGGCTGGGTGACAAGCGGTACACCGGCGACCGCGAACTTGAGAATCCCCTGGCCGCCGTCCAGATGGGCCTGATCTACGTCAACCCCGAGGGCCCCAACGGGAACCCCGACCCTCTTGCCGCCGCCCGCGACATCCGCGAGACGTTCGCCCGTATGGCAATGGACGACTATGAGACCGTCGCTCTCATCGCGGGGGGTCACACCTTCGGCAAGACCCACGGGGCCGCCGACCCCGGCCAGTACGTGGGCCGCGAACCCGCCGGGGCACCCCTGGAGGAGATGAGCCTGGGATGGAAGAACACCTACGGCACCGGTAACGCCGGAGACACCATCACCAGCGGCCTGGAAGGGGCGTGGACGTCCACGCCGACCAAGTGGAGCAACAACTTCTTCTGGAACCTCTTCGGCTACGAGTGGGAGCTGACCAAGAGCCCCGCCGGGGCCCACCAGTGGATCCCCAAGGCGGGCATGGGGGCCGGGTCGGTGCCCGACGCCCACGACCCGGCGAAGAGGAACACGCCCGTCATGCTCACCACCGACCTCGCCCTTCGGATGGACCCCGACTACGAGAAGGTCTCCCGCCGGTTCTATGAGGACCCCGACGAGTTCGCCGACGCCTTCGCCCGGGCCTGGTTCAAGCTGACCCACCGGGACATGGGCCCCGTCAGCCGCTATCTGGGCCCCGAAGTCCCCGCCGAGGTGCTCGTTTGGCAAGACCCCGTGCCCGCCGCCGACCACGCGGTCATCGACGCGGCCGACATCGCGTCACTCAAGGCGCAAATCCTCGCCACCGGGCTCACCGTCCCCCAACTCGTCTCCACCGCGTGGGCGTCGGCCTCGACGTTCCGGGGGTCGGACAAGCGGGGCGGGGCCAACGGGTGCCGCGTCCGCCTCGCCCCCCAGAAGGACTGGGAGGCCAACAACACGCCCCAACTGGCCAAGGTGCTCGAGGCCCTGGAATCTGTCCAAGACGCCTTCAACAAGGCCCACTCTGACAAGCAGGTCTCCCTCGCCGACCTCGTCGTGCTCGGCGGTTGCACCGCCGTCGAGAAGGCGGCCGCCGACGCCGGCACCCCGGTCAGCGTCCCGTTCACCCCGGGCCGCACCGACGCCACCCAAGAGATGACCGACGTCGAGTCGTTCGGCTACCTGGAGCCGGTCGCCGACGGTTTCCGCAACTACGCCCGCAGCGGTGTCCGCACGGAGCACCTCCTTGTCGACAAGGCCCAGTTGCTCACCCTCACCGCCCCCGAGATGACCGTGCTCGTCGGCGGGCTCCGGGCTCTGGGTGCCAACTACGACGGCTCGGCCAAAGGCGTCTTCACCGACCGCCCCGGCCAACTCACCAACGACTACTTCGTCAACCTCCTCGACATGTCGATCGCCTGGACCCCCACCTCGCCGGACAACACCGACTTTGTCGGTCGCGACCGGGCGACCGGGGCCGAACGGTGGTCTGCCACCCGGGTCGACCTCGTCTTCGGCTCCAACTCCGAACTCCGGGCGGTCGCCGAGGTCTATGCCTGCGACGACGCCAAGGAGAAGTTCGTGGCCGACTTCGCCAAAGCCTGGGCCAAGGTTATGGACCTCGACCGGTTCGACTTGGCCTGA
- a CDS encoding PEP-CTERM sorting domain-containing protein, translating into MTLRRALLLAASAAVLPVAAPASITFHEAAIWDVYQQTSTAQPVAPVNAGFTGRIFTSSAGEVTTGTLTLPDTTTRAMTAGGSFVSSFEQFGFANRAAVQAVYGPGTYLFQPNAGVHSGEVDYVTYGDPGWADQVPYLTGSTYSQLQAMDVDQAFTFNWNTFSAGGDHTSLQTYFSVFDLTAGLTVYSSQGDPASFTSKSFAAGTFINGHSYQYLIIFGALTQGTSTGSFSGSKSTASTYTDTMGYFQPQAVPEPGTMAVLAIGLGAVCQRRRR; encoded by the coding sequence ATGACATTGAGGAGAGCATTGCTTCTGGCCGCGTCCGCGGCAGTCCTGCCCGTCGCGGCACCGGCGTCTATCACGTTTCACGAGGCGGCCATCTGGGACGTGTATCAGCAGACGTCGACCGCCCAGCCGGTCGCCCCGGTCAACGCCGGTTTCACCGGTCGCATTTTCACGAGTTCGGCCGGTGAAGTGACCACCGGCACACTCACACTGCCAGACACCACGACTAGGGCGATGACTGCGGGCGGCTCTTTCGTGTCGTCATTTGAGCAGTTTGGCTTTGCCAACCGGGCGGCGGTCCAGGCGGTCTACGGGCCGGGCACGTACCTTTTCCAACCCAACGCCGGTGTCCACAGTGGCGAAGTCGACTACGTGACCTACGGTGACCCGGGCTGGGCCGACCAGGTGCCCTATTTGACCGGCTCGACCTATAGCCAGTTACAGGCCATGGACGTCGACCAGGCGTTCACTTTCAATTGGAACACGTTTTCAGCGGGCGGCGACCACACGTCACTCCAAACCTACTTCTCCGTGTTCGATCTGACCGCCGGTTTGACCGTCTACTCGTCGCAAGGGGACCCGGCTTCCTTCACGTCGAAGTCGTTTGCGGCGGGCACTTTCATCAACGGGCACAGCTACCAGTATCTGATCATCTTTGGAGCATTGACCCAAGGGACTTCGACAGGAAGCTTCTCCGGGAGCAAATCGACAGCGTCGACGTACACCGACACGATGGGCTACTTCCAGCCGCAGGCCGTCCCCGAGCCGGGGACAATGGCCGTGTTGGCCATCGGCCTTGGCGCAGTCTGCCAGCGCCGACGCCGCTGA
- a CDS encoding EamA family transporter, protein MDARIWALLSAVFAGVTAVLAKKGVADVPANTALVVRVAFVLVFSVMVAVAAKQMDLQALHRTNWLFLGLSAVATWASWACYFRALQAGDVAQVAPIDKLSFVIAVVLGVVLLKEKLTWNLAGGCALIVGGVLLTLR, encoded by the coding sequence ATGGACGCGAGGATATGGGCTCTTTTGTCGGCGGTGTTCGCCGGGGTCACGGCGGTGCTGGCCAAGAAGGGCGTCGCCGACGTGCCCGCCAACACCGCGCTGGTCGTGCGCGTCGCCTTCGTGCTGGTCTTCTCGGTCATGGTCGCGGTGGCGGCAAAGCAGATGGACCTGCAGGCCCTGCACCGGACGAACTGGCTGTTCCTCGGCTTGTCCGCCGTGGCGACGTGGGCGTCGTGGGCGTGCTACTTTCGGGCCTTGCAGGCCGGAGACGTGGCCCAGGTCGCCCCGATCGACAAACTCAGTTTCGTCATCGCCGTCGTGCTCGGGGTCGTGCTGCTGAAGGAGAAACTGACTTGGAACCTTGCCGGTGGTTGCGCCCTCATCGTCGGTGGCGTCCTTCTCACTCTGAGGTGA
- a CDS encoding Gfo/Idh/MocA family oxidoreductase, producing MTRRKLLEKAGTGVLAGAAAPLLRAAETPARPRVMGANDRVVFGLIGCGGMGAANMRNFMTLPEVEVAAVCDVDTSRMPGDIAEVEKKYGRKPEVFHDYRKMLERKDIDAIIVGTPDHWHALNLIHAVEAGKDCYCEKPISHNIVEAKSMVAAARHHKRVVQVGTWQRSTKEFTDAIAFVRAGKLGKVVLCRAWITDTSHTGTVAPSQPPASLDYDFWVGPAKMVPYAPNHVHNEWRWFMNFGGGKTVDWGVHMIDIALLGMSKGLDLVMPTTVSAAGGKLAFVGEDRDAPDTVETVFRFHDPDFVLTWSILRDHPGRPDHGTEFVSADGRTLRVWRGGWQVLDPNGKELPKEASPETTGHWTNFLECVKSRGVPRGDIASVGQTTIVCHLANAALEAGEQLRWDKAKMDLVGRVGRNTAGYQREYRRPWTLPIYK from the coding sequence ATGACGCGGCGCAAACTCCTCGAAAAGGCCGGTACCGGCGTATTGGCCGGGGCGGCCGCCCCTCTGCTCCGTGCGGCAGAAACCCCCGCCCGGCCCCGGGTCATGGGCGCGAACGACCGCGTGGTCTTCGGCCTCATCGGGTGCGGCGGCATGGGCGCGGCCAACATGCGCAACTTCATGACCCTGCCCGAGGTGGAAGTCGCCGCCGTCTGCGACGTGGACACCAGCCGTATGCCCGGAGACATCGCCGAAGTCGAGAAGAAGTACGGCCGCAAGCCCGAGGTCTTCCACGACTACCGCAAGATGCTCGAGCGGAAAGACATTGACGCCATCATTGTCGGCACCCCCGACCACTGGCATGCCCTTAACCTCATCCACGCCGTCGAGGCCGGCAAAGACTGCTACTGCGAAAAGCCGATCAGCCACAACATCGTCGAGGCCAAGAGCATGGTCGCCGCGGCCCGCCACCACAAGCGGGTGGTCCAGGTGGGCACCTGGCAGCGCAGCACCAAGGAGTTCACCGACGCGATCGCCTTTGTCCGCGCCGGCAAGCTGGGCAAGGTCGTCCTGTGCCGCGCCTGGATCACCGACACCTCCCACACCGGCACCGTCGCGCCCAGCCAACCTCCTGCCAGCCTGGACTATGACTTCTGGGTCGGCCCCGCCAAGATGGTGCCCTACGCCCCCAACCACGTCCACAACGAGTGGCGCTGGTTCATGAACTTTGGCGGGGGCAAGACGGTGGACTGGGGCGTCCACATGATCGACATCGCCCTCCTCGGCATGAGCAAGGGCCTGGACCTCGTCATGCCGACCACGGTCAGCGCCGCCGGAGGCAAACTCGCCTTCGTCGGCGAAGACCGCGACGCCCCCGACACCGTCGAGACGGTCTTCCGCTTCCATGACCCCGACTTCGTCCTCACGTGGTCGATCCTGCGAGACCATCCCGGCCGTCCCGACCACGGCACCGAGTTCGTCAGCGCGGACGGCCGCACCCTGAGGGTTTGGCGTGGGGGATGGCAAGTCCTCGACCCGAACGGCAAGGAACTACCCAAGGAGGCCTCGCCCGAGACTACCGGCCACTGGACAAATTTCTTGGAGTGCGTCAAGTCCCGCGGCGTCCCTCGCGGCGACATCGCCAGCGTCGGCCAGACCACCATCGTCTGCCACCTCGCCAACGCCGCCCTGGAGGCGGGGGAACAACTGCGGTGGGACAAGGCCAAGATGGACCTCGTCGGCCGGGTCGGCCGGAACACGGCCGGTTACCAGCGTGAGTACCGCCGCCCCTGGACGTTGCCCATCTACAAGTGA
- a CDS encoding beta-glucosidase, which produces MRTLERPANLTFPDNFLWGSATAAYQIEGSPTRHGGGPSVWDEMCKRPGKVFDGHSGQTACDHYRLFKEDVAMMRDLGHKVYRFSLSWPRLFPEGTGRRNDDGYRFYNELVDELLKAGIKPFVTLFHWDYPHELYKQGGWMNPQSPQWFEEYTADAVGFLSDRVSDWITMNETVVFLILGHLTGVHAPGTKFSRAEVMLMLKHALLAHGRSCMAVREHAKTPARVSYAPVASVRYPTDESPEAVEAARRATFAVWPDNFFWSPALYFEPVLKGVWPEDVAQTLGDDDPRVTSAELATMHQKIDVLGLNFYQADPVAPDHDGVARLVRPSVGAPRTAFDWPVTPDGIYWSVRFFWERYGVPLFITENGTSCTDWVALDGGVHDPQRIDYTRRYLQWLHRATAEGVPVEGYTHWSLMDNFEWAEGYKQRFGLVHVDFETLKRTPKDSAYWYRDVIASNGAAIW; this is translated from the coding sequence ATGCGGACCCTTGAACGACCAGCAAATCTCACCTTTCCTGACAATTTTCTCTGGGGTTCCGCGACCGCCGCGTACCAAATCGAGGGCTCACCGACCCGACATGGCGGCGGGCCGTCGGTCTGGGACGAGATGTGCAAGCGGCCCGGCAAGGTGTTTGACGGGCACAGCGGCCAGACCGCGTGCGACCACTACCGGCTCTTCAAGGAAGACGTCGCGATGATGCGGGACCTGGGCCACAAGGTTTACCGGTTCTCTCTCAGCTGGCCACGGCTGTTCCCCGAAGGGACAGGTCGCCGCAATGACGACGGCTACCGCTTCTACAACGAACTGGTCGACGAGCTGCTCAAGGCAGGCATCAAGCCGTTCGTCACCCTGTTCCACTGGGACTACCCCCATGAGCTTTACAAGCAGGGCGGGTGGATGAACCCCCAGAGCCCGCAGTGGTTCGAGGAGTACACCGCCGACGCGGTCGGGTTTCTTTCCGACCGGGTCAGCGACTGGATCACGATGAACGAGACCGTCGTCTTCCTTATCCTGGGCCACCTCACCGGCGTCCATGCCCCCGGGACCAAGTTCAGCCGCGCCGAGGTGATGCTGATGCTCAAGCACGCCCTCCTCGCCCACGGGCGCTCCTGCATGGCAGTCCGCGAGCACGCCAAGACACCGGCACGGGTCAGCTACGCCCCCGTGGCGAGCGTCCGCTACCCCACCGACGAGTCTCCCGAGGCGGTCGAGGCGGCGCGCCGAGCGACCTTTGCGGTTTGGCCGGACAACTTCTTCTGGTCGCCCGCCCTCTACTTTGAGCCTGTCTTGAAGGGAGTCTGGCCCGAAGACGTGGCCCAGACCCTGGGTGACGACGACCCCCGGGTCACGAGCGCCGAACTGGCGACAATGCACCAGAAGATCGACGTCCTCGGCCTCAATTTCTATCAGGCCGACCCGGTCGCGCCGGATCACGACGGGGTGGCCCGCTTGGTCAGGCCGTCGGTCGGGGCGCCTCGCACCGCCTTCGATTGGCCGGTCACCCCCGACGGCATCTACTGGTCGGTGCGCTTCTTCTGGGAACGGTACGGTGTTCCGCTCTTCATCACCGAGAACGGCACCTCCTGCACCGACTGGGTGGCCCTCGACGGCGGCGTCCACGACCCCCAGCGGATCGACTACACGCGCCGCTACCTCCAGTGGCTCCACCGCGCCACGGCCGAAGGCGTACCGGTCGAGGGCTACACGCACTGGAGCCTGATGGACAACTTCGAATGGGCAGAAGGGTACAAGCAGAGGTTTGGCCTCGTCCACGTCGATTTCGAGACCCTGAAACGGACGCCGAAAGACTCGGCTTACTGGTACCGAGACGTGATCGCCAGCAACGGCGCGGCGATTTGGTGA
- a CDS encoding TerC family protein: MTALAGVPVWVWGAFVAFVAAMLALDLGVFHRKAHKVEVKEALVWSGVWIALALVFNWAVFQFWDVIQPGSATTSSEAGFAFLTGYLVEKALSIDNIFVFILVFGYFNVPEEYQHKVLFWGVIGALLFRAAFVAVGSVLLERFSWTMVVFGLFLVVTGVKMALAKDKKTDPGKNPVVHLVRRLMPVTDGYHGPRFTTRVNGKWAATPLLLVLLVVEFTDVVFAIDSVPAIFAITPEPFLVFTSNIFAVLGLRSLFFALAGLVQRFHYLGYGLAAVLAFVGGKMVYGYVEKALVPDWPKFPVVWSLGIIVAILAVAVWASLVRSRRSVGGVAG, from the coding sequence TTGACCGCCCTCGCCGGAGTCCCCGTCTGGGTCTGGGGGGCGTTCGTCGCGTTTGTCGCGGCGATGCTGGCCCTTGACCTGGGCGTCTTCCACCGCAAGGCCCACAAGGTCGAGGTCAAGGAGGCCTTGGTCTGGAGTGGCGTGTGGATCGCCCTGGCCCTTGTGTTCAACTGGGCGGTGTTCCAGTTTTGGGACGTCATCCAGCCGGGGAGCGCGACGACAAGCAGCGAGGCGGGTTTTGCGTTTCTCACCGGCTACTTGGTCGAGAAGGCCCTGAGCATCGACAACATCTTTGTGTTCATCCTCGTCTTCGGCTACTTCAACGTGCCGGAGGAGTACCAGCACAAAGTGCTCTTCTGGGGTGTCATCGGCGCCCTGCTGTTCCGGGCCGCGTTCGTGGCAGTGGGCTCGGTCCTGCTGGAGCGGTTCTCTTGGACCATGGTCGTCTTCGGCCTCTTCCTGGTGGTCACCGGCGTCAAGATGGCCCTGGCCAAGGACAAGAAGACCGACCCGGGCAAGAACCCGGTCGTCCACTTGGTGAGGCGGCTGATGCCGGTCACGGACGGGTACCACGGCCCGCGGTTCACGACCCGGGTGAACGGGAAGTGGGCGGCCACGCCTTTGCTCCTCGTCCTGCTCGTGGTGGAGTTCACCGACGTGGTCTTTGCGATCGACTCGGTGCCCGCGATCTTCGCGATCACGCCAGAACCGTTCCTGGTCTTCACGTCGAACATCTTTGCGGTGTTGGGCCTCCGGTCGCTGTTCTTCGCCCTGGCCGGGCTGGTGCAGAGGTTCCACTACCTGGGCTACGGCCTGGCGGCCGTCCTCGCCTTTGTGGGCGGCAAGATGGTCTACGGTTACGTGGAGAAGGCACTGGTGCCCGACTGGCCCAAGTTCCCCGTGGTCTGGTCGCTGGGCATCATCGTGGCGATCCTAGCCGTCGCGGTGTGGGCTTCGCTGGTGCGGTCGAGGCGGTCGGTGGGAGGTGTGGCCGGCTAG
- a CDS encoding zf-TFIIB domain-containing protein, translating into MMTCPNCSAPLVIVERLDVEIDYCPDCRGVWLDRGELDKIIARSGGGQDRDRGPRREHQPERRRYEDDKPYKKKRESFFEELFDF; encoded by the coding sequence ATGATGACCTGCCCCAACTGCAGCGCCCCTCTCGTCATTGTCGAGCGACTGGACGTCGAGATCGACTACTGCCCGGACTGCCGCGGCGTCTGGCTCGATCGCGGTGAACTGGACAAGATCATCGCCCGTTCGGGCGGAGGACAAGACCGCGACCGTGGCCCCCGCCGCGAACACCAGCCGGAACGCCGCCGCTATGAGGACGACAAGCCCTACAAGAAGAAGCGCGAGAGCTTCTTTGAGGAGTTGTTCGACTTTTGA
- the gluQRS gene encoding tRNA glutamyl-Q(34) synthetase GluQRS, producing METVRFAPSPTGLLHLGHAYSAKFADRARESGRYILRIEDIERDRVRPEYVDAILADLAWLGLEWEQPVTFQSTRQARHDEALQALVAGGWVYRCFCSRKQVAESLASEAAAPHGPIPAYPGTCRHLAAADSDARAAAGEEFAWRLDVAKALAHLGPVTWHDRGRGVQAVQAVPDPVVARRDIGTSYHLCSVVDDADQGVTLVTRGGDLFESTHVHRILQGLLDLPTPAYHHHNLVGCADGQRLSKRDGAISLRSMRERGHTPEEVLQTAVRQLLPWA from the coding sequence ATGGAGACCGTGCGGTTCGCCCCCAGCCCGACCGGGTTGCTCCACCTCGGCCACGCCTACTCGGCCAAGTTCGCCGACCGCGCCCGGGAGTCGGGCCGGTACATCCTCCGCATCGAGGACATCGAGCGGGACCGGGTCAGGCCCGAGTACGTCGACGCCATCTTGGCCGACCTCGCCTGGCTCGGCCTGGAGTGGGAACAGCCCGTGACCTTCCAGTCCACCCGGCAGGCCCGGCACGATGAAGCCCTTCAGGCGCTCGTCGCGGGCGGCTGGGTCTACCGCTGCTTCTGCTCACGCAAGCAGGTGGCCGAGTCCCTGGCCAGCGAGGCAGCGGCCCCCCACGGGCCGATCCCCGCGTACCCCGGCACCTGTCGGCACCTGGCCGCCGCGGACTCCGACGCCCGGGCCGCAGCCGGCGAGGAGTTCGCGTGGAGGCTCGATGTCGCCAAGGCCCTGGCCCACCTCGGCCCCGTCACTTGGCACGACCGGGGACGGGGTGTCCAGGCCGTCCAAGCCGTCCCCGACCCCGTCGTCGCCCGGCGCGACATCGGGACGAGCTACCACCTGTGCAGTGTCGTCGACGACGCCGACCAGGGCGTGACCTTGGTGACCAGGGGCGGCGACCTCTTCGAGTCCACCCACGTCCACCGGATCCTGCAGGGCCTGCTGGACCTGCCCACCCCGGCGTACCACCACCACAACTTGGTCGGCTGCGCCGACGGCCAGCGCCTGTCCAAGCGCGACGGCGCGATCAGCCTCAGGTCGATGAGGGAGCGCGGCCACACCCCTGAAGAGGTCTTGCAGACCGCGGTGCGCCAGCTCCTGCCCTGGGCCTAG
- a CDS encoding PEP-CTERM sorting domain-containing protein, whose translation MKGAVRTLVTTLALATLASTSFASLFSDDFDADHTSNWTVNNGPTDSVADFFFDYSKLGIPSANGAGGSTRGLMMLANQSSGIFGGLSVSPTGQSFTGNYRVSADIWLNFVGPAPGGGSGSTQLGGMGIGTDGATAQWPGNANSVYFMTTTDGNSSADWRAYSSAATSGYGNGDPVYYAPSRNASDPYYAVFGGVTPPAAQTALFPSQTGATQAGNIAFGWHKSVIEVVNGLATWSVDGLKIATVDLGTVNLAGSNILFNYSDTNSSSSTDANDFLNTVVYDNVSVESVPEPGTMALLGLGVAAVVRKRSKK comes from the coding sequence ATGAAAGGAGCCGTACGAACCCTCGTAACCACCCTCGCCTTGGCCACCCTCGCCTCGACGAGCTTTGCGTCGCTCTTCAGCGACGATTTCGACGCAGACCACACTTCCAACTGGACGGTTAACAACGGCCCGACCGACTCGGTCGCCGACTTCTTCTTCGACTACTCGAAGCTGGGTATCCCCTCGGCCAACGGCGCCGGCGGCAGCACCCGGGGGTTGATGATGCTGGCCAACCAGTCCAGCGGCATCTTCGGCGGGCTCAGCGTCTCGCCCACCGGCCAGTCCTTCACCGGCAACTACCGGGTCTCGGCCGATATTTGGCTCAACTTTGTCGGCCCGGCTCCCGGCGGCGGCAGCGGCTCCACCCAACTCGGCGGAATGGGCATCGGCACCGACGGTGCGACCGCCCAATGGCCGGGTAACGCCAACAGCGTCTACTTCATGACCACCACCGACGGCAATTCGTCCGCCGACTGGCGGGCCTACTCTTCGGCGGCCACGTCGGGATACGGTAACGGTGACCCGGTCTACTACGCCCCGTCACGCAATGCTTCCGACCCGTACTACGCGGTGTTCGGCGGCGTGACGCCCCCCGCGGCCCAGACCGCCCTCTTCCCCAGCCAGACCGGCGCCACCCAGGCCGGCAATATCGCCTTCGGATGGCACAAGTCGGTCATCGAAGTCGTCAACGGGCTGGCGACCTGGTCGGTGGACGGCCTCAAAATCGCCACCGTCGACCTGGGCACCGTCAACCTGGCGGGCAGCAACATCCTGTTCAACTACTCGGACACGAACTCCTCAAGCTCGACCGACGCCAACGACTTCCTGAACACCGTCGTCTACGACAACGTCAGTGTCGAGTCGGTGCCGGAGCCCGGCACGATGGCCCTGCTCGGGCTCGGCGTGGCCGCCGTCGTCCGCAAGCGGTCCAAGAAGTAA